DNA from Macrobrachium nipponense isolate FS-2020 chromosome 29, ASM1510439v2, whole genome shotgun sequence:
aatgaagacaaatgattgaatattactatactgtaagagtattagcttacaattgcagttttcgaccatatctgacgaggtTAAACTTgacgaatgtcaaatttttttatatatatatgttttttatatgcaattatttcagaaataagaaaagctacaaccttcaaatatttttagttttattctacatgaaattgcgcacattttcatatataaaactctatgaaatgcctaatatgaaacggagcaaatattcgagaatgggacgtacgcatttcggagatttgtggcggagaatccgggaaggaaagattttttttaaattcaccataaatctaaatattttgctagagacttcgaatttgtttcaagatgaagataaatgactgaatattactagactgtaagagttgtagcttacaaatgcgtttttcgaccatttcggtagagtcaaatttgactggaacgtggtttttttttctatttatcgtgatttatatgcaaatatttcaaaaatgtgaaaagctacaaccttcaattattttttgtttgtattctacaagtgaaattgcgcacattttcatatataaaactttatgtaagggctaatttaaaatggctgTGAAACATTACcataatcgcacgtatgattttttcggaagagttaccgcgcggacgtaaagaaaatgttatttttttcataaattcaccattaatcgaaatattgtgctagagacttccaatttgttgcaaaatgaaggtaaatgcttgaatattactagaatataagcgttttagcttgacaattgcgttttttgaccatttcggtagagtcaaagttgaccgaaggttgaaatttttggcaattatcgttatttattatgaaaatatctcaaaactgataaaagctacaaccatgggttgtttttggttgtattgtgcatgaaatttgcgcacatttccatatataaaactttatataacggctaattttaaaatggtgcaaacattaccacaatcgcatgtatgatttttttcagaagagttaccgggcggacgtaaggaaaaagttttttcataaattcaccataaatcgaaatattgtgctagaggacttccaattagttgcaaaattaaggtaaaggtaaatgattgaataatactaaaatataagagttttagcttacaattgcgttttttttaccatttcggtagagtcaaagttgaccgaaggttgaaattttggcaattatcgttatttatataaaaaatatctcaaaatgataaaagctacaatcatgagtatttttattgttgtatcctacataaaaatgcgcacattttcatatataatacttcatgtaacggctaatttacaatggtacaaaaattatgtcaaagtgacgaaataattttttccaagatgtgtcacagaactttttagtgcggcaagaagaaattcgcgctgcgcgcctgcataacgattgtaaacaaaacaacaccttgatccgtgaactcccagcatcccctaaggcgtgtgattcaaaaaagttttaggctggtaggtcctataagtatttttccgcgaattaaaaaaaaacataaaaaaaaaactttttgtaagtcgacgtaaaatacgtccagtcggcaacacgagaggacaaaaaaatgttgacgtaaaatacgtccagttggcagtaaagggttaattgtcttgtccctgtgtctgatcAGTTGGACCTAAtcgttttgttcttaaattgttcCCATGCTTATGCTTGTttagaaaggttactcattctccaggtgtgttggattctaggcactaaactccttataatccttatctctcagctatacgacctttcctgtactctcaatttctcactaagtcagtttgtctgctgagtgaaggacgttgagtcgaaagatcttgcagaaactccgttgtttatctttccttcgtggcttattccttatttatggatttaatttcacgttccaaacttttgtgattcagttatacatgtataatgtatatatatattatatatataatatatatatatatatatatatatatatataatatatatatatatatatatatatatatatatatatatatatatatatatatatatatatatatatatatatatatatatatatatatatatatcatatatatatatatatatatactatatatatatatattatatatatatatatatatatatatagtatataatatatatatatatatatatatatatatatatatatatatatatatatatatatatatatatatatatatatatatatatatatagtatatatatatatatatatatatatataatatatatatatatatatatatatatatatatatatattattatattatatatatatatatatatatatatatatatatatatatatatatatgtatatatatatatatatatatatatatatatatatatatatatatatatatatatatatatatatatatatatatatatatattatatatatatatatatatatacatatatatatatatataatatatatatatatatatatatattatatatgtatatatatatatatctatatatatatatatatatatagatagatatatatatagcatatgtctatgtatgagtatatatatatatatgtatatatatatatcatatatatatatatatatatatatatatatatatatatatattatatatatatatatatatatatatatgctatttttgtttttctctatattttttttatgtaagttttacTTTTAAAGGTGCACTGCAATTCTATTTTATAAACCTTTACATCACAAAGAAATGGAGAGTTTCTTTAtgggcataaaaaataaaaaaaaaaatatgactagCACCATTCACTAGAGTCAATTTAATTTTCTTAGGCTCATACAGTATAGAATTTTAgacccaagcgctgggacctttgaggtcattcagcactgatggggaaattggcagtgagaaggtttgaaaggtgtaacaggaggtacagtaaaaggaatgaaagaagttgctgtaatgcctacagtgcaccatatgagATAATcaactgatggcactacccaacTTTGTTGAAGActtgaataataatttcaacGGTACGATGATGAAAAGTGAAAAACTGTGATGATATTAAAGATGATGGTGAAGAGACAATGGTGATAACAGAAGCAAGGATGATAATGAGactgatgatgatattaatagtGATTTTGATATATCTATGATGATGAAAGTCAAATTCTGAATGTATTGCACTGTACTGTACGTACTGTGATACTATACACTGTTTATATTTTATGCCATACAGATAGGTCTAAAGTGTATTGCATAAGTtatcaaaaaaatgaaacagTTCTGTACCAACGATCAAAACATTCTCATTCGTAAAGAATGATCTGGCAATGCTGAGTgataattatgaaaacatttcTATAAGTGATGTTCCTAAAGTTGTGTTAGGATCCTATGCAAATTCTACTGGGGTTATGTTACATTGGGCTCTATTTTTTGTCAAGTGAACTTTAGTATGCTTTAAGTTCTGACTACAAAGCATATTTCTATTGCTAAAgtcttaaaagaaaattaacagaGCTGGGCGCGTCACTCGTTTGGGGGGAACTGCGTCAACGTCAATCCCTCATTACTGGGGGTGGGGGTTGCGTCGGTGTCAatccgtcgttttttttttttttttttttttttttaaagttgtgtCTTTTTCTGTACCATTGCACCATTGTGTCGCTGGCGGATACGGTAATCTTAACTAATTAATCTAATTTACGtgaaacatcatatatatatatgatagaaaatactataaaatagatatttcatacttcagttgattttttttatttatatttgatttattttaataatttattattttgtttttaatattatttggaTTATTCAATTACATAAAAGTAAAACTCAGcctcatctatttttattttattatactctctctctctctctctagtttttacTAGAAAATGAGGAgtccaataaaaaaacaaatcaagaaaacaaaacaaaattaaattggtACTAAAGCAAGATGACTAGATGTGTAATGGGCTAATTACAGAGAAAACTTGGCTTTAAGGggaaaatgacataaaatttTATTTGCGACAATGTATTTGCATCAACGTCATTGCGTTAAGCGTCGATGAAATGGTCGTTCCATCATCAACACAATGGCGCAACTGGTGACGCAAGTGCCCAggactgaaaattaatatataaaaatctaaaaatctcaTGGTACTGTTTACCTAGAAAGAATTAGTGCTGAAGCGCTCAAATATACTTAGGAATCTTCAATATATTGgtcttgaaaacaaaattaatcatGCATTGACATTACCTCTCTATATACGGTGTCTCCACCTCCCAGTTGCTTTTTCCAGCCTGGTACATCATCTTCAGCTTAGCCTCGACCACTTGACGGCGATCTAAAGCTGGAGTCCACAGAGCACTATTCGACTTCTTTCCACGATTCTTTTCAATGGGAGGAGGCCTAAAGGGGATGTCTGAAGCCTTCTCCAATGGTTTCTCCGGGTTTTCGAGCGCCATTTTGAGCTCCCAGTCTGTATGATAATCCGCAGGTGTCCTACTTGTGGGCTGACACTTTGAAAGTGAGGATAATTTATCTGGTGCTTTTGGTGGTGAAGGATTAGTGGCCACTTTGACACTCTCTTCCAGATGCAGCTCTTTCGCAACGCTCCCAAAATAATCGTCCACTTCTTCCCCTACTTCCTCAAGATCCACTTCATCCAAGATCTTCTCTGCGATGAGAGGGTCTGGGGAAGGCGGACCATCTCGGGATGCTATTGAAGACACGTCGTCTGAAGTCAGCTTTAAAATGTTCTGCAAGAGGGCCTGAGTTTCCGGCCTCATGAAGTCGTTTGCAATGCGGTCTGTCAGTTCTGTTATGCTCGGCTCTCTGCGAGGCTGGCGTGTGCTCTTGTTGGGTAAGTGGGATGAAGTGTCTTTCAGTGCAGCGGAATGCAATAGGACTTCTACCTCCTCGTCTGTCGGGCATATCTGTTCGTCGCCACTTTCCACTGCAATAATAACACAGGAAGAAGACAATTAAGAGTTCAGTTCTGATCTTTATCAAGCAAAACTGTCAAAATTCCAGGAGTAAAGTCATTTCAATTAACATGAAATGACAACAATAAGCAATCTAGTTTTCTTATTCATTAATAAACTATTGTGCCAAAACTAATCAGGGCATTAACTAGAATCTGAATATGATAATTGGTTGAGGGAAAACAAATTTGAAGGTTACAATCAATTTCATTTGGCAGAATGTACAAAAACATACAGTTGAAGAGTACACAAAACAAACATTGAACAGTTGCAAGAGTTAACAAAATGGGGTTAGTGATGAGGAAGATCTTTCGTACATAGGAGGACAATCTTCTCTTATTACCATTTCAGACAGCTCTACGAGAGTTTAGAGTtgctactaatactaataatgttacaaataattaataaaaataatatcacttGTTAAATCCTCTATATCTTGACTCTACAAACCATTAAAACATTAGAAAAagtatgaaatattaaaatatatgagaatattttGATGCACAGCATGAGGGACAAAAACCCCGAgatataaaagagaataaaacaatgaagaaaaTGTTTTGATTATCTACAAAATTAAGAGAATAGCTATAAACAGGGACATTTTCATGTTACAAAGACCAGCAAAGGAAATGTCAAAAGTTGCTGGGAGATTCCTGaggaagatataaagaaaaaagcacAGTAAAAGTGACAAACACTTATGGACAGTCTTCCTTCAACTTTGACCAAAATTGTTTCAAACATATAGGAGTCGTGAGACGTGGAAATATGACAGGTATATAACAGATGAAGGAGAAACTACAGCCATCCTGAATGTATTGGAAAGAGTATTTTAAAGCAATTTATGGAAAGCAGCTATAGAGAATATGGagtagaacatagaatttaggccaaaggccatgcattgtgacctatgaggtcattcaatgctgaaacggaaattgagagtaaataggtttggaaggtgtgatagagggaaaacctcacagttgcattatgaatcaactgttaggagcaaagaacttaaagtaatgcctatagtgcatcgGATGagttgcactgatggcattacacCCGCTACGGGAGGAAAGCAGCTGTAGAACCGGTCATTGAAGAGTTAACCAAAATGTATGACAAGACTAAAGAATTAACTGAGAGATTGAGAAAATGCAGAGGAACAAGATTCCTGTTCAGCATGGTACAACAGTATGAGATAGAGCTGGCAGAAATGATCTGAAAAAcgtgaaaacttaaaaaaaatttgtattgctCCAACCAGTTTGATTACGGTAAGATGAAAAACACATTTATTTGCTGAGCACGAGGCGTTTTTGACAGAGCACCAAGACAGGCGATGAGATTGGCATTATGATGACAATACACTTAGACTGAAGCATTTCAGATAAATGATTGTGTCTATCAAAAGAAGGCAGCCTGGAGACTACAACAAACAGAAGTTTTAAGAGCAATTACAAGAAAAggtcttatagatattttgtatGGATGAGTTGAATCAACAAAAGGTGACTAAAACCACGCATACAAGACCTGAAAGAAAACGATGATGTACAATCAATACAGTATGACGAAAAAGTCAGGAGATGAACAGGTGAATTTAAACATAAGTCTAAAATTTACTTAAACCACATGTATTTTGAATATGTGGCACTGATTAACAACTATGCTACAAGGAATGTGAAAGACAATGCTACCGCATGCTTCTCAGTTTTAAAGGTGCATACCTAATTAATAAATGGAAACGCATTGCACTAATGCTATCATACCCTCTTACTTGGCTGAAACCAAATTATGGGATGAGTAAACAAAGTTTCCCTCGTAATTATTTCGGCACATGCTGTATTTTggtacttctcctcctccttctgcaaATGGGTTTCCTTCTCTAACCTACTAATGACAGATATGACAATGAAGGTATTCAACTGAGGACAGTATGATGGAAATAAATAGCTGCGGATTACAAATCTGGTTGTAGGCTAAGGTGGTTTGAAAGTCAAAATGAACAGATACGATGCATTACTTCTTGTTACGTGATTGTTCGTATACTGCTGtagtatttatttgttacatGTTCCCCTTCAGGGAATAAAAACAAGTTATGTCACAGCTGTCATAATCTGTCACGATCACTGAGACTGGAAACAAAAGCTATATAAGCCTTGACATGCCACGATCACTGTACTGGAACATCAAAAAACATAGAAGAGTATCATTAGAAACAGAAAAGGAATCTGGTAAAAGATCAAGTTAAAGACCAAAAATTAAGCAGAAAATGCAGGCATATTGACATAACCTACCGTCCTTCTTAGGCTCTTCTGCAGCTGCAAGacagacaaaaaataattaatgttaagATTTCTCATTAATTGGACTAAAGTCCTTGAAATACTAAAAATTAGGCAGGGGTACCTCTCAGGTTTGGGGGAAAACCAAGTAGTACCATCTTGACTGCTACTTATGCGTAAACATTCACTTTCAGCAAGGGTGCTAAACACAAGTCTGGGGTTCCAGGCATACCTCAGCAGTCTATGTGTAAGTGTACATAACATTACAACGGCATAAAACAAGTCGTTCACTGTGTGAAAATGTAAGTCTAAATCTGAATATCACAACTATATCAGCTTGAACAGATGTGTTCCTTGTTGCTTGCATTGTATATTAGGACTTTATGCagggaaaaataattacatacacaGGTAAAGAGTacttatatatacagtaatgagAAAAACATACATTCTTCTTGATGAAAAAAGCAGTACCTAAAACACATGAGAACTACTGTATAAAAATACGTACAACGGAAACCATGatattttatgcatacatatagtgGCGAAGTAGGCTGAGtatttagttattaaaaaaatgtgcTTTATAAAAAATTTGAGTACAGAAAAGCCAAATTATCTTGTAAAATCATCACCAAAtcagttatcattatttttattatccagTGCATTGATTAATATTCCAAAAAAATCACCTGGCATAATGTACCAACTTGGTTAAgtataatataagtaaaacttGAGAGTATCCAGTTCAACTTTTAAGTTTTTTGAAAATGCCCATTTATAAGTATGAAATCAGTGCCTAATTCTTCTTGCTACACCTGGCATTATGGGAAAGTACAGCGACTGTTTGTATGATGTATGGTCAAAACGACTGAACAAATGTTATAAGGTCATCTGTGGCTGATCCTTGCTTGACTTTCGACCTTGAAGTATGAATCTGCCTCAAGGATCTAACAAATTGAATCCTGAGTCCCTATCACCCATATATACTGCATGAAGTTTGAAATCTCTATCTTCAAATGCTATATTAAAATCGTacttctttaaaaaatttttactttAGCTCACAGACGAAATCAAAAGGTTAGACACAGATAAATAGGCCAATTATAACATTCCCCTATATGGTTACAAca
Protein-coding regions in this window:
- the LOC135206146 gene encoding uncharacterized protein LOC135206146 isoform X2 → MVRSRSRSPRRRFSRSPRRYSRSRTKSPRRRNSRSFSRGRSRSPRHQSRSPPFERTGPQEFQQEKSQFQSQSSGFEEVSQDFIQSSCGFGNTEEIEEVSSPPEVESVSLDECIAGPTKVVVTLDDVEDGQILTPEENHPECVFLDVESGDEQICPTDEEVEVLLHSAALKDTSSHLPNKSTRQPRREPSITELTDRIANDFMRPETQALLQNILKLTSDDVSSIASRDGPPSPDPLIAEKILDEVDLEEVGEEVDDYFGSVAKELHLEESVKVATNPSPPKAPDKLSSLSKCQPTSRTPADYHTDWELKMALENPEKPLEKASDIPFRPPPIEKNRGKKSNSALWTPALDRRQVVEAKLKMMYQAGKSNWEVETPYIESPGHLRHQLRHCVDDGTTISSTLNAMTLMQIHCRK
- the LOC135206146 gene encoding uncharacterized protein LOC135206146 isoform X1, with protein sequence MVRSRSRSPRRRFSRSPRRYSRSRTKSPRRRNSRSFSRGRSRSPRHQSRSPPFERTGPQEFQQEKSQFQSQSSGFEEVSQDFIQSSCGFGNTEEIEEVSSPPEVESVSLDECIAGPTKVVVTLDDVEDGQILTPEENHPECVFLDAAEEPKKDVESGDEQICPTDEEVEVLLHSAALKDTSSHLPNKSTRQPRREPSITELTDRIANDFMRPETQALLQNILKLTSDDVSSIASRDGPPSPDPLIAEKILDEVDLEEVGEEVDDYFGSVAKELHLEESVKVATNPSPPKAPDKLSSLSKCQPTSRTPADYHTDWELKMALENPEKPLEKASDIPFRPPPIEKNRGKKSNSALWTPALDRRQVVEAKLKMMYQAGKSNWEVETPYIESPGHLRHQLRHCVDDGTTISSTLNAMTLMQIHCRK